The proteins below come from a single Methanothrix thermoacetophila PT genomic window:
- the cas4 gene encoding CRISPR-associated protein Cas4 produces the protein MQEDELVNVGDINQYLYCPRRYYYINYFDTIEMNYYLKDGQIKHEMQSRRGGWIKELYLRSERLGMHGKIDVIEVKNVLSRGEVLTPIERKRGTSYHENDVIQLAAYCMLLEEFLDRPVRLGYIYLFGNNERYAIKITDDHRSRVIQVVNAIRSMSIDRIPGFVENRNKCEKCSTSQYCMPEETEILEGV, from the coding sequence ATGCAGGAAGATGAGCTCGTAAACGTCGGTGATATCAATCAGTATCTTTACTGTCCGAGAAGATACTACTATATCAATTATTTCGATACCATCGAGATGAACTATTACCTGAAGGATGGACAGATAAAGCACGAGATGCAGTCGAGAAGAGGAGGTTGGATAAAGGAGCTGTATCTGAGATCCGAGCGGCTGGGAATGCATGGCAAGATCGACGTCATAGAAGTGAAGAATGTCCTCAGCAGAGGTGAGGTTCTGACCCCCATAGAGCGAAAGAGAGGCACGTCGTATCATGAGAATGATGTGATCCAGCTCGCTGCATACTGCATGCTGCTGGAGGAGTTCCTTGATAGACCGGTTCGTCTCGGCTACATCTATCTCTTCGGAAATAACGAACGATATGCTATCAAGATAACAGACGATCACAGGTCGAGGGTGATTCAGGTGGTCAATGCGATAAGGAGCATGAGCATCGACCGCATCCCGGGGTTTGTCGAGAACAGAAACAAATGCGAAAAGTGCAGCACATCTCAGTACTGCATGCCCGAAGAGACCGAGATTCTGGAGGGAGTATGA